ATGCTAGCTCCCGTCGGACCAGAACGGAGCAGGACCTCCATGGAGGCGGGGCCTCCCGGGGGCGGGGCCTAGTTGTGCCTGAAGAGCTTGAGTCCCATCCAGCCCCAGAGGTGGAAGAAGACGTAGACGGGGACGGAGAcgggcagcagcaggctgtagaagcagaggctgctgctgctggtgcagccCTGAGGGAAGTCCTGGTCCAGCGCCGCTGAGAACAGCAGCCCCAGCAGGGACACGAAGGGGACCAGGCCCACCACGAGGGACAGGGACAGCATGGCCGCGGACGGcccggaccaggaccgggaccaggagggCGTGGGGGTCTCTACTGCGGCTCCGGGGCGTCCGGAGCGTCGGGGGTCTTCTGGATCAGCCGGGCCTCCTGGGGGATCATGTTGGGGATGCCGTCCACCACGGGGTAGGCGATGCCCAGCTCCTCGTTGATCAGCTCGCTGGTCGACGCCTCGTACCTGCAGAGACGCGTCAGACCGGAACGTGACccgggaggaaacaggaagtccagaacCGCTCGCTTGTTTTAATGACAGCCTTGAACTCTGCCAGCGTGGCTGCCAGGCTAGCGCGCTAGCCGCTAGATACTGAGCGTTCTTAGCTAATCTGAGCTCAGGTTGagcctgtttccatgacaacgctgCTCAGATATCAGGTTCAACGGCGCCTCAGAGACTCTGGGTGCAGTTTGAGTCCGAAGCTCAATCAGATTCTTACAGTCGCGTTAAAGCTTTCTGTCACCGTTACGTTTTGTCCCGCACGCCTCAGTAAACAGCCGAAAAACGTGATGCGCTTCTCCTGAAATACTTTGTTGTACGGACCGGATCGGAGCTTCCTCCGGCCGGTTTCGGtccgcgggccttatgttttGACAACACCGATTCAGAGAGTCGCTCCTGATCTTTTAAACACCCGGCGAAACGCTCGGGACGCTCGGACCCACCTGAGCGGCTTcttggacagaggacagaccagcaCGTCCAGCAGAGACGCGTCgaacggcggcggcgcttcGTTCTTCGCGCCGCTCAAACGTCTCGCGGAGGCGGGACGAACCGCGGGAAACGCCGCGCACCGGCCCGGAGCTCCCGGAGCTGTCAGCAGTCTCCCCACAACATGCTTAAACATGACCGGAGACCGAGGCGAAGACCGGGGACAGCGACGAGGAGACGACGGAGGACACCGGAACAAACGTCCACTTCCGGGTGTCGATGGTTCCGCTTCATCACCTTCACTCTTAAGTCATTGGAAAAGATTTATTGTACACATTTAGCCTATTTAATATAATATTTATTGAGATTAGAGGCATTAAATTATTTATATTCCGATTCTTGTCGATGTTTATTAAAATTAAACGTGTTTAGATGTAATTCCCACAAGCAGCCACACGGGGGCAGACTCGCACTGTTCAGTTcagctcgtgtgtgtgtataaatattaaatattttgatTGAATATTATTactctgatcagcagcagcgcCTCTGTGGTTAATAGTTTTAATCTTTCATGACACTTGAGAATATTTTATCAGGTTCttctgggaaaaataaaaatagaaatgaaaacCCAAAATATTTCCATGTTGAAAcaggagctgatggagaagGTTTTCACTTATCTTTGTTTTGAGCTCCGCAGCGTCCTGAGCTTGATTTCCCAGCAGATTACAGCGCCACAATAATTAATACAGTCAGTGAGAGCAGAGACCTCcaccccaactccacccctccatcacccctccacccctccatcacccctccacccctcctctgctcctctatcactcctcctccactcctccacccctcctctgctcctctatcactcctcctccactcctccacccctcctctgctcctccatcactcctcctccacccctccatcacccctcctccacccctccatcacccctccacccctcctctgctcctccatcacccctcctctgctcctccatcactcctcctccacccctccacccctcctctgctcctccatcacccctcctccacccctccatcacccctccacccctcctctgctcctctatcactcctcctccacccctccatcacccctccacccctccgaGGAAGACACGTCTTTCCTGTTGGCCGACTCATGGATAGCTG
Above is a window of Salarias fasciatus chromosome 7, fSalaFa1.1, whole genome shotgun sequence DNA encoding:
- the LOC115391877 gene encoding protein preY, mitochondrial-like, whose amino-acid sequence is MFKHVVGRLLTAPGAPGRCAAFPAVRPASARRLSGAKNEAPPPFDASLLDVLVCPLSKKPLRYEASTSELINEELGIAYPVVDGIPNMIPQEARLIQKTPDAPDAPEPQ